The DNA region ATTTTGGATTTTAGATTTTGGATTTTTTGTAGAGTGGACACTCTTTAGCAATGCGAAAAACTTGATTTTGATATTTTGTGATAGTACCTACCCTACAGTTATTGCTATATCTATAGAATGTTAGTCAAAGTGAAAATCTTTTGAAAAAGAGGCAGGGAGGGAGGGGGATGAGGGGGATGAGGGAGCAGGGGGAGATAAGGGAGTGAGGGACAAGAATTAATAGCCAATGCCCAATGCCCCATGCCCAATGCCCCATGCCCCATGCCCAATGCCCCATGCCCAATGTAATGATTAATTACAAGTTCACATCTTGTTGCTGATACAGGTAAAAATAATGACCTTTAGCAGCCATTAATTCGTGATGGCTACCTTGTTCTATAACCCTGCTATTATCCATTACAACGATCATGTCTGCATTACTTACAGTGTTCAGGCGATGGGTAATAAAAAATACTGTATCACCTTTGAATGCTTTGGCTAAATTGAGACATATTTGCCGTTCTGTGGGATAATCTAAGGCGCTGGTTGCTTCATCTAAAACCAGTAATTTTGGTCGTTGTAAAACAGAGCGAGCGATCGCAATTCTTTGTCGTTGTCCCCCTGAAAGTGCAGAACCCCGTTCTCCCACCCGTGTGTTGTAACCATTGGGTAAGTTCATGATAAACTCGTGGGCGCACGCAACCTGAGCCGCTTCGATAATTTCTTCGGTTGTGGCATCGGGATTGGTTAGGGCAATATTTTCCTGAACGCTACCATCAAACAACAACGTTTCTTGGGGAACTACGCCTATTTGTCGTCGCAGTGAATAAAGTTCAACTTTGGCAATATCATAACCATCAATCAAAATTCTGCCGGACTCAGTTTCGTAAAGCCTCAGCAATAACTTCATCATCGTACTTTTACCAGATCCACTTTGTCCGACAATGCCGACAAATTTGCCTGGCTCAAATTCGAGGTTGACATTAGAAAGTTGCAGAGGGCCACTCGTCCCAAAACGGAAGGAAACATTTTCGTATTTCACCGCTCCCTTAATCGTCGGTAAAGGTATATTGTAGCGGTCTGTTTCTCCTTCTTGTGGGGTATCGACAATATCGCTTAAACGCTCTAAAGACAAGGCTGTTTCTTGGAAGCTTTGCCAGAGTTGAGCTAAACGCAATATTGGGCTGGTGACGTAACCCGATATAATTCTAAAGGCAATTAATTCGCCTAAAGTTAATTCTCCTTGGAGTACTAAATAAGCTCCTACCCATAAAACCAGTAAGCTACTAAGTTTGTTGAGAAAGTTGCTGGTCGAGTTAGCGAGGGTGGAAGTTACAACCGTTTTAAAACCAGCAGCGACAAAACGAGCATAACGCTCTTGCCAAGAAAAGCGCGATCGCAATTCGATATTTTGCGCTTTTACGGTTTGAATTCCTGACATCACCTCCACTAAATAAGATTGAGTTTCGGCGTTGCGTTCGGCTTTGCCACGTAACTGTCTACTAATGGTGGGAGAAGCAACTAAGGTGATTATCACAAATATTGGAATTGTGCTTAAGCCTACTAAGGTGAGTTGCCAACTGTAAATTAACATCACACCGATATAGACCAAGGAAAACAGAGCATCTAACCCGACTGTTAGGGCAGTACCAGTCAAGAATTGGCGGATATTTTCTAATTCGTTGATCCGAGTGGAAAGTTCACCCACCGGTCGGCGTTCAAAGTAGCGCAGTGGTAAACGTAATAAGTGGTCAATAATTTGCGACCCTAAACCCATATCGATCCGGTTAGTGGTATCGACAAATAAGTAGGTTCTTAAGGTAGTCAGTACGGCTTCAAATAGTCCGACTACTAATAGTAAAATCCCCAAAATATGTAGTGTGCCAATACTATTTTGAGTGATAACTTTGTCGATAATTAACTGAACCACCAAAGGATTCGCCAACGCTGCCAATTGCACGAAAAAGGAAGCGATAAAGACCTCTATCAGGACTCGACGGTGGCGTGACAAATAGGGTAGAAACCACCGTAAACTAAAACGCTCTTGCGGCGTTTGATTGGTAGTACTCAGCAGTAATACCCTAACTTTGGGCGGAAAGTCGGTTGGATCAACATCTAATTGTTCAACCAATTGAGCGGGTTTGCAGCGCACAATTCCTTTCGATGGAACACCCACAACCACGGTATTTGCATCCACTTCATATAAAACGGCAAAATTATCACCATAACGAATCAGCGCCGGTGTCGGAATGCGCGACACTGAGGCGATTGGTAGCTCTAGCAACTGCGCTTTCAGTCCGATTAACTCTGCTAGGTAAGCTGTAACTTGAAACGATATGACACCCTGACGTTTGACTTGCTCAGTTAAGATGCGGCGAACCACTTCTCGACGAAACGGCATTTCTAGGTGCTTCGCGATCATTTGGAAGCAGGCGAAGGCTGTATTTAATTCTCCCTTACCACTAAAAAACGGGTATTTTTGTTTTGACGAACTTTTTGAGGTTGGGGGGGGTGTCTGGGGAAATATTTCGTCTGATGCATAGGGAATATCTAATTCCTCTGTGCTATCTGATTTAGTGTTACTTACCGCAAGGACTATCTCATGACTATCTTCTAATATCAAATCTGACGGATGTATACCAACCAACCGTGCAGGGTTTTGACTTATGACTTGGATATTGTCTCTGTCATTGTCGAATTCTAGGCGATCGCCAGGTGAGAAATTCGTGACTGTACCTCCGCCACTCAAAAACCACACTCTTTCCCTATCGAGTTGGTTGAATGGAGTTGCTCCTGGAGGGAGGTAATGTATTTTCGCCTGTGGTAAGGCCTTTTCTGCCACTTCTTTAAAATTTAAAGTAGCGAGCGGTTGCTGTTTCCAATACGAGCTGAGAATATCAAAAACTTCTACTAAATAGCTGCGGTTCTTGCGAGCATTGGCAAAATCTGGGTATAAACCCAGAAAGCTAAAATATGCTGATGCATTCACGGTTAAACATACTACTTCGGTGGAGGCGATCGCTGTTTCACAGGCGACATCGCGCAACAAACCAATTTCGCCGATAGTTTCCCCCGGTTGCAGCAATTTTAGAGTAATTGGCAGTTGCGTGTGGGGGTCATATCCCAACAGGCGCACTTGTCCCTCATAAATGATGGTGATGTGTTCTGGGAGGCTTTCTTTACCGATGATTTTCTGACCTATCCGATAGCGCCAAGCTTGCACCTGTTCTGATAGGTTAGCGATCGCAGCATCTGGTAAGCGATCAAACCCTTCTAGGGTGGTGACAAATTCGAGGAAACTGTTCTTAATATAAGTCATATAAAACAAGTAAAAGTGAGGAATTAAGCCGAAAACATTAAGGAGTATTCCTTACTAACAGTGAGAGCGTTGGCTTTTATGCTAGTAGTGGCAATACTTCTGTGCAATTCCGGTGTCTAAATATGTAAAACTACAGAGAGGAGGTTCGTCTAATTGCAGGACTGTATTTATATCACACGTTTAGAATTGTTAGGCGTTTTTCAAAATCAAGTAAAGTATGGTGTCAGTACATTGAGGATAAGTTATCACTTGATTAACGCCACATAATTTATACAAACGTAAAATCAGTATTTAGCATTGCAATTATGTGTAAAATGGATACCTATCATCAAACGAAGACACAGAAACGTAGTTTTTAAATTTAGCGTCGCCCGTTTTAATTTATGATAATCAACATGAAACTATCACGGATGCTTTTTTAAGTAAATACCCTAGTTAAAAATTATGTAATAAAAAAAACTTTAAATTTCTGAACTATTTTTTACAAATTCTTATAGGGATTGATAGTCTCACTGATGGCAAAGACGGTAAGTCCTGTTGGTAAACACCGATATGCCGGATTTTTGAAAGAATTATCCATCACTTTTTTGCTAGCTTAATTTCATAAAAATTAACTAGAAAAATTAATCTTAAGATTTTTATCACCGCAAAGGGATTAAACATTAAATTTATGAAGTAAATCCAATAACTGCCTTCAGTAAATTTACTAGTTTAATTAATATGGAGTCAATCTAATCGCTATGATCGCTATGTATTATAACTTAGAACTTACGCAAAAAGGCAGTGAAAGCCTTGATTTACCCTAGACGCATACTCTTAGGTCGAAGCAAGCTAGGAGTATGCGTCTGTCTGCGGGGCGCTTACCCGTAGCGTGTCGCAGGGAACTAGGAAATAAATCACCTTAGCTTGTTGCACGGCGGCTTCGGCATAACCAGTAGCACTAGGGGCAATGTCACCAATATTTCCTTGTTGATTGTCTACGGTAAATACTCCCACTTCATAGAGCTGATTAGAACTGCGACCTGTCAGTTCTACTGAGAGTCTTATTTTATCACTATTACCTTTGACGGTGAAGACATCACTATCAACACTCTTCGATAGTGGAATATCATTGTCAGTGATGCCAACGTTGACAGAGGCGATCGCAATCCCATCATAATTAGCATAGTCCAACACCGGCCCTTAAAGTAATGTTGTAAAAAACGAGGGAGAATCATTCCCTCGCATTAAGTAATGAATGTTGAATCTAAGCTGTAATCATTTTTCGGCTAAATGGCATTAGCAGAAAAAACAAAATCATTTGCTGTAAGGCTAGTTGATGTAATTCCAACTAATGAAACTAACTCTGTATTTCCGATTTTCACTAGAGTGTCATTGCCTTGTTGCAACAGTGTTAAACCACTAAACTGATTAACACCAATCCCACCAAGCCCGATTTTATCAGTGCCGATCGCAAAATCAGTCACAATGTTTTTGCTAGTTGGCAGACTACCATTAGCAATCCAGAATTGGTCAATACCAGCACCACCACTGAGGCGATTACCGCCCTGTTGACCAGCAAATAGCACATCATCACCATCGCCACCAAATAACGAGTCATTCACACCGGAGAAAAGTTTGTCATCTCCAGAACCACCGTAGAGGCGGTTATTGCTACCTTTACTCGTGAGGGTATCGTTACCTGAGCCACCGAAGGACAGTTGACGAGTTCCTTCAACTACTGTCAAAGTATCATTACCTGCTGCCCCAAACAAATTATTACTACCATTGGCTTCAACTACGGTAATTTCATCATTACCAGCACCACCATCAACAGTAGTATTGTTAGCAGGGCCATTTGTGCCAATAAAGACTTGATCGTTACCATCTCCTGTGGACACAGAGGAGTTACTACCAACTAACACCGTGTCATCACCGCTTCCAGTCACGATAGTGTTACCTTTAGTACCCCCTACAAAGTCAGCTCCATCACCTGTGAATAAGGTTTGATTTGCCTTCAGGGTGACATCATCACTACTGGTAGAACCAAATTGAAGGTCTAGTGTTGTTAGTCCAA from Nostoc commune NIES-4072 includes:
- a CDS encoding peptidase domain-containing ABC transporter, translating into MTYIKNSFLEFVTTLEGFDRLPDAAIANLSEQVQAWRYRIGQKIIGKESLPEHITIIYEGQVRLLGYDPHTQLPITLKLLQPGETIGEIGLLRDVACETAIASTEVVCLTVNASAYFSFLGLYPDFANARKNRSYLVEVFDILSSYWKQQPLATLNFKEVAEKALPQAKIHYLPPGATPFNQLDRERVWFLSGGGTVTNFSPGDRLEFDNDRDNIQVISQNPARLVGIHPSDLILEDSHEIVLAVSNTKSDSTEELDIPYASDEIFPQTPPPTSKSSSKQKYPFFSGKGELNTAFACFQMIAKHLEMPFRREVVRRILTEQVKRQGVISFQVTAYLAELIGLKAQLLELPIASVSRIPTPALIRYGDNFAVLYEVDANTVVVGVPSKGIVRCKPAQLVEQLDVDPTDFPPKVRVLLLSTTNQTPQERFSLRWFLPYLSRHRRVLIEVFIASFFVQLAALANPLVVQLIIDKVITQNSIGTLHILGILLLVVGLFEAVLTTLRTYLFVDTTNRIDMGLGSQIIDHLLRLPLRYFERRPVGELSTRINELENIRQFLTGTALTVGLDALFSLVYIGVMLIYSWQLTLVGLSTIPIFVIITLVASPTISRQLRGKAERNAETQSYLVEVMSGIQTVKAQNIELRSRFSWQERYARFVAAGFKTVVTSTLANSTSNFLNKLSSLLVLWVGAYLVLQGELTLGELIAFRIISGYVTSPILRLAQLWQSFQETALSLERLSDIVDTPQEGETDRYNIPLPTIKGAVKYENVSFRFGTSGPLQLSNVNLEFEPGKFVGIVGQSGSGKSTMMKLLLRLYETESGRILIDGYDIAKVELYSLRRQIGVVPQETLLFDGSVQENIALTNPDATTEEIIEAAQVACAHEFIMNLPNGYNTRVGERGSALSGGQRQRIAIARSVLQRPKLLVLDEATSALDYPTERQICLNLAKAFKGDTVFFITHRLNTVSNADMIVVMDNSRVIEQGSHHELMAAKGHYFYLYQQQDVNL